The genomic stretch CTGGATGGTTAGGCTTACACCCACGCGAAGCCTTAGCGCATTAAAAACACACGCCTTTCGTGATGGATGGCTGTATCAACGCGGCAGTTAAACAGTCATCCATCCTGCATGCCATCGGGCGAAATAGCCTGTTTCTCGATGGCATGCGCAGTCAGTCAGCGGCGGCCGCCGAATCCATTCTGACGCCAGGCTTCGTAACTGATGATCGCCACCGAATTGGACAAATTCAGGCTACGGCAATTGGGTTCCATCGGAATACGGATGCGGTTTTCCGGTGCAAAACCATTGCGAATTTCATCCGGCAGACCGGCGGTTTCCGAGCCAAACAACAGCACATCACCCGGCTGATAGTCAGGCTCATCGTAAGGACGGCTGCCTTTGGTGGTACAGGCGAAAATCCGCTGCCCTGCCACGGCCTGCAAAAAATCCTGATAATTACGGTGACGGCTGACATTCGCCAGATCGTGATAGTCCAGCCCGGCGCGACGCAGCTTTTTTTCCTCGAAATCAAAACCCAAGGGTTCGATCAGGTGCAACGAGCAACCGTTGTTGGCCGCCAGACGGATAATATTGCCGGTGTTGGGAGCAATCTGCGGCTCATAGAGTGCAATATGAAACATGATAAAGTCAGGCACGAAAAAAGGTGGGCGTCAGTATATACCCAAAATAATTCAAGTTGCAGGAAGGCGGCAAGTGAGTGAAGCCCGATGAGCTTACTCTAGTAAGTGATTCGGGTGAACGAACGTAGCCAACACACCTGCAACTTGAAGTATGACGGGTATAGTCTATTCCCTGTCGATACCCCAGCAACGACCTGTGTAGCACATCGTCCGATCTGTCGGCGAAAACCAGACGTGGCCTTTATAAACCGCTAGAATAAAACCTGATAAGGCCGTCGTTTCCCCCGGAGGAGCTATGAGAATACTGCCTTCCCTGATGTGGCTGCTGAGCTTGCCGTTGCTGGCCCAGGCCGCTACACAACCTATCTCGCCCCAGCAACAGCAATTTGAAAACGGCATCAGCAGCCAGCAGCGGTTGTTGCAGCAGATGCAGCAAAACCAGCAGATGCAGCAGCAACTGTTAAATCAGGAAATCCAGCAGCGCAGCCGTGAACAACAGCAGCAGTTGCAACAGCAACTGGAGCAGAATCGCCAGCGTATTCAGCAATCCGCCCCCGGTAATACCAACCGCAGCTACTGATATCGTTGCGATCACCGAATAGGCGTCAGTGTCCGTCAAAAATCGCCTGACAGGCACTGACATGAGCAGGCCAGCGGCCTGAGTGTGTGTCAGACCCTCACGCCCATCAGCGTCAGGATCAACGGCGTGGTCACCCCCGCCAACGCGGTCGACATCAGCAGGCTGGCGGCAACCGGGCCACCCAATACATTAAACTGCCGGGACATCAGGTAGATATTCACACCCACCGCCATCGACCCCAGCAGCACCACCACACGGGTTTCCATCTCCGGCAGTCCTAATGCCAGCGCCAGCCCCCACACC from Dickeya zeae NCPPB 2538 encodes the following:
- a CDS encoding DUF2756 domain-containing protein — its product is MRILPSLMWLLSLPLLAQAATQPISPQQQQFENGISSQQRLLQQMQQNQQMQQQLLNQEIQQRSREQQQQLQQQLEQNRQRIQQSAPGNTNRSY
- a CDS encoding tRNA (cytidine(34)-2'-O)-methyltransferase, producing MFHIALYEPQIAPNTGNIIRLAANNGCSLHLIEPLGFDFEEKKLRRAGLDYHDLANVSRHRNYQDFLQAVAGQRIFACTTKGSRPYDEPDYQPGDVLLFGSETAGLPDEIRNGFAPENRIRIPMEPNCRSLNLSNSVAIISYEAWRQNGFGGRR